Proteins co-encoded in one Halococcoides cellulosivorans genomic window:
- the pyrG gene encoding glutamine hydrolyzing CTP synthase → MPTEPETGYDASLGRKFIFVTGGVMSGLGKGITAASTGRLLANAGFDVTAVKIDPYLNVDAGTMNPYQHGEVYVLKDGAEVDLDLGNYERFLDIDMTAEHNVTTGKVYREVIDRERAGDYLGRTVQIIPHVTDDIKRRIREVADGHDVCIIEVGGTVGDIEGMQYLEALRQFAHEEDDADILHTHVTLVPYSKNGEQKTKPTQHSVKELRSIGLQPDILVGRCEDHLAEKTREKIALFCDVPTEAVFSNPDVPDIYRVPLVVEDEGLDRYVMDELDLTDEALPREDRDNHWRDLVTRERTDEVCIALVGKYGLEDAYLSIHESLKHAGLDAATEVETTWIHSEELVDGVGDAFEGIDGIVVPGGFGSRGTEGKIAAIRYARENDVPFLGLCLGFQMAVVEFARNVLDLDGAHSAEMVENTAHPVIDLLPEQEDVDDMGATMRLGAHETQIEAGTLAHALYDSTTCTERHRHRYEVNPEYIPDLEAAGLTFSGESGRRMEILEIDDHPYFLGTQFHPEFRSRPGRASPPFVGFLEAVQGATRVPPAESSD, encoded by the coding sequence ATGCCGACCGAACCGGAAACCGGCTACGACGCCTCACTCGGCCGGAAATTCATCTTCGTCACCGGCGGTGTCATGTCCGGACTGGGCAAGGGCATCACCGCCGCGAGCACCGGACGACTCCTCGCGAACGCCGGCTTCGACGTGACCGCGGTCAAGATCGACCCGTATCTCAACGTCGACGCCGGGACGATGAACCCCTACCAGCACGGCGAGGTGTACGTCCTCAAAGACGGCGCGGAGGTCGACCTGGATCTGGGCAACTACGAGCGATTCCTGGACATCGACATGACCGCCGAGCACAACGTGACCACGGGGAAAGTCTATCGCGAGGTCATCGACCGCGAGCGCGCGGGCGACTACCTCGGCCGGACGGTCCAGATCATCCCACACGTCACCGACGACATCAAACGCCGGATTCGCGAGGTCGCGGACGGCCACGACGTCTGCATCATCGAAGTCGGGGGGACCGTGGGTGACATCGAGGGGATGCAGTATCTCGAAGCGCTCCGGCAGTTCGCCCACGAGGAAGACGACGCCGACATCCTCCATACCCACGTCACGCTCGTCCCGTACTCGAAAAACGGCGAACAGAAGACCAAGCCGACTCAGCACAGCGTCAAGGAACTCCGCTCGATCGGCCTCCAGCCCGACATCCTCGTCGGGCGGTGTGAGGACCACCTGGCGGAGAAGACCCGCGAGAAGATCGCGCTGTTCTGTGACGTGCCCACCGAGGCGGTGTTCTCGAACCCCGACGTCCCGGACATCTATCGCGTCCCGCTGGTCGTCGAAGACGAGGGCCTCGATCGGTACGTCATGGACGAACTCGATCTGACCGACGAAGCACTCCCGCGTGAGGATCGGGACAACCACTGGCGCGATCTCGTCACGCGCGAGCGCACCGACGAGGTGTGTATCGCGCTCGTCGGGAAGTACGGCCTCGAAGACGCGTATCTCTCTATTCACGAGTCGCTCAAACACGCCGGCCTCGACGCCGCGACGGAGGTCGAGACCACCTGGATCCACTCCGAGGAACTGGTCGACGGCGTCGGTGACGCCTTCGAGGGGATCGACGGCATCGTCGTGCCCGGTGGGTTCGGCTCGCGCGGCACGGAAGGCAAGATCGCCGCGATTCGGTACGCCCGCGAGAACGACGTGCCCTTCCTCGGCCTCTGTCTGGGCTTTCAGATGGCCGTCGTCGAGTTCGCGCGCAACGTCCTCGATCTCGACGGCGCACACTCCGCGGAGATGGTCGAGAACACGGCCCACCCCGTGATCGACCTGCTGCCCGAACAGGAAGACGTCGACGACATGGGCGCGACGATGCGGTTGGGCGCTCACGAGACCCAGATCGAAGCGGGGACGCTCGCCCACGCGCTGTACGATTCGACGACCTGTACCGAACGACATCGCCACCGCTACGAGGTCAACCCCGAGTACATCCCCGACCTCGAAGCAGCGGGCCTGACGTTCTCGGGCGAGTCCGGCCGTCGGATGGAGATCCTCGAAATCGACGACCACCCCTACTTCCTGGGGACGCAGTTCCACCCCGAGTTCCGCTCGCGCCCCGGTCGTGCCTCGCCACCCTTCGTCGGCTTCCTGGAGGCAGTCCAGGGCGCGACGCGCGTCCCACCCGCCGAATCGAGCGACTGA
- a CDS encoding cold-shock protein, with amino-acid sequence MATGTVDFFHDTGGYGFIETEDADDDVFFHMEDVGGPDLEEGQDLEFDIEDSPKGPRAAQVVRN; translated from the coding sequence ATGGCGACTGGAACTGTGGATTTCTTCCACGACACTGGCGGTTACGGATTTATCGAAACCGAGGACGCAGACGACGACGTATTCTTCCACATGGAGGACGTTGGCGGCCCGGATCTCGAAGAAGGACAGGACCTCGAATTCGACATCGAAGACTCACCGAAAGGCCCGCGTGCGGCGCAGGTCGTTCGCAACTGA
- a CDS encoding ornithine cyclodeaminase family protein encodes MVRLIGPEIVRQVADPGAIVTAVESAFAAAARGDCQMPPKSYIDLPNHGGDFRSMPGYVADESGEAAALKWVNVHPGNRRSGLPTVMGTIVYNDPSTGRPLAVMDGTLITRLRTGAAAAVATDHLARDDASTLGVIGAGAQTDAQFEAIRTVREIDRVVVADEDRTAAAEFASRHADRAEVSVETVADAARCDIVSTLTPVAEPIVHTAGEETHINAIGADATGKHEISDAILADARIVVDDVEQCRHSGEVNVPLANGRLDDSDITETLGAIVAGDRPGRRASDGVTVFDSTGLAIQDVAAARVVYEAAVERDLGETYDLVETER; translated from the coding sequence ATGGTACGCTTGATCGGGCCCGAGATCGTCCGACAGGTCGCCGATCCGGGAGCGATCGTCACCGCCGTCGAGAGCGCGTTCGCGGCGGCGGCCCGGGGCGACTGTCAGATGCCGCCGAAATCCTACATCGATCTGCCGAACCACGGCGGCGACTTCCGGTCGATGCCGGGGTACGTCGCCGACGAATCCGGCGAGGCGGCGGCGCTGAAGTGGGTGAACGTCCACCCCGGCAATCGCCGGTCGGGACTCCCGACGGTGATGGGAACGATCGTCTACAACGACCCCTCGACGGGGCGGCCGCTCGCGGTCATGGACGGCACGCTGATCACGCGCCTGCGAACGGGCGCGGCGGCCGCGGTCGCGACCGATCACCTCGCTCGCGATGACGCGAGCACGCTCGGCGTGATCGGCGCGGGCGCACAGACCGACGCCCAGTTCGAGGCGATCCGCACCGTCAGAGAGATCGATCGCGTCGTCGTCGCGGACGAAGATCGCACTGCCGCCGCGGAGTTCGCCAGCCGTCACGCCGATCGGGCCGAGGTCTCGGTCGAGACCGTCGCGGACGCCGCCCGCTGTGATATCGTCTCGACGCTCACGCCCGTCGCAGAGCCGATCGTCCACACCGCTGGGGAGGAGACGCACATCAACGCGATCGGGGCCGACGCCACCGGGAAACACGAGATCAGCGACGCGATCCTTGCCGACGCGCGGATCGTCGTCGACGACGTCGAGCAGTGTCGCCACTCGGGAGAGGTGAACGTCCCGCTCGCGAACGGTCGGCTCGACGACTCCGATATCACAGAGACGCTGGGGGCGATCGTCGCGGGCGATCGGCCGGGGCGGCGGGCCAGCGACGGCGTCACCGTCTTCGACTCGACGGGGCTGGCGATCCAGGACGTCGCCGCGGCACGCGTCGTCTACGAGGCCGCCGTGGAGCGCGACCTGGGCGAGACGTACGATCTGGTCGAGACCGAGCGATAG
- a CDS encoding NUDIX hydrolase: protein MERTRHFVATVYVVHEGATALHHHPTLDMWLPPGGHIDRGETPHEAAIREVREELGVAVDLNAEPGDIESATARSLPRAEHLLIEDIDVCDGEVGHQHVDHVYYGSIPSRDLDPGPDEVPADDWEWFDPSDLREADLAADVAELGREAIATVGRSDR, encoded by the coding sequence ATGGAACGGACACGGCACTTCGTCGCGACGGTCTACGTCGTTCACGAGGGCGCGACGGCGTTGCATCACCACCCCACACTCGACATGTGGCTCCCGCCCGGTGGCCACATCGATCGCGGCGAGACGCCCCACGAAGCGGCGATCCGAGAGGTGCGCGAGGAACTCGGAGTCGCGGTCGATCTGAACGCCGAACCGGGCGACATCGAGAGTGCCACCGCGCGGAGTCTCCCTCGGGCCGAGCACCTCCTCATCGAGGACATCGACGTCTGTGACGGCGAGGTCGGCCACCAGCACGTCGATCACGTCTACTACGGGTCGATCCCGTCCCGTGACCTCGATCCGGGGCCCGACGAGGTCCCGGCCGACGACTGGGAGTGGTTCGACCCGTCGGACCTCCGCGAGGCGGATCTGGCCGCCGACGTCGCCGAGTTGGGTCGGGAGGCGATCGCGACCGTCGGCCGATCGGACCGCTGA
- a CDS encoding MGMT family protein yields the protein MDERTGVFGRDTPYLDREIEIGVADGRLLSVTFPDTAGDRDGSEHPLLDRIEAVLGGEDDDLRDVEVALTMPTDRRRVLDALRSVPRGETVSLAQLARMTADLDPDADDAARTVASALRDNPVPIVVPSHRVSDGPDAAPATVASALRRVEGL from the coding sequence ATGGACGAACGCACGGGTGTTTTCGGGCGCGACACGCCGTATCTGGACCGCGAGATCGAGATCGGCGTCGCCGACGGCCGTCTGTTGTCGGTGACGTTTCCGGACACCGCGGGCGACCGCGATGGGTCCGAACACCCACTACTCGACCGGATCGAGGCCGTGCTCGGGGGCGAAGACGACGATTTGCGTGACGTCGAGGTGGCGCTGACGATGCCGACCGACCGCCGGCGCGTCCTCGACGCGCTGCGATCGGTGCCCCGGGGTGAGACGGTCAGTCTGGCCCAACTCGCACGGATGACGGCCGATCTCGACCCCGATGCCGACGACGCCGCTCGAACCGTCGCGTCGGCCCTTCGAGACAACCCCGTCCCGATCGTCGTTCCGAGTCACCGGGTCAGCGACGGGCCAGACGCCGCACCGGCGACCGTCGCCAGCGCGCTCCGGCGCGTGGAGGGACTGTAA
- a CDS encoding ABC transporter ATP-binding protein, with the protein MDDPVIETEGLRKVYDGTVAVEGLDLRVERGTVFGLLGPNGAGKTTTMGMLTTLTTPTAGTAAIAGTPIDDRSAVVEHIGYLPESPPLYEELTAREQLAYVAGLREADLDDRIAELLDRFDLVDAADDRIETYSKGMAQKTSLIQALMHDPDVLFLDEPTSGLDPRAARAVREVIGEIADAETTVVLSTHILSVVEELADRVGVLYDGELVADGSPAELIARVEGDGAGTLEDVFLEVTGGPDR; encoded by the coding sequence ATGGACGATCCCGTCATCGAGACCGAGGGGCTCCGAAAGGTCTACGACGGCACGGTCGCCGTCGAGGGCCTCGATCTGCGCGTCGAGCGCGGGACGGTGTTCGGGCTGCTCGGGCCGAACGGCGCGGGCAAGACCACGACGATGGGCATGTTGACGACGCTGACGACGCCGACGGCTGGCACCGCCGCCATCGCGGGCACGCCGATCGACGACCGCTCGGCAGTCGTCGAGCACATCGGCTACCTGCCCGAGTCACCGCCGCTGTACGAGGAGTTGACCGCTCGCGAGCAACTCGCGTACGTCGCGGGCCTCCGCGAGGCCGATCTGGACGATCGGATCGCGGAGTTGCTCGACCGGTTCGATCTGGTCGACGCCGCCGACGACCGCATCGAGACCTACTCGAAAGGGATGGCCCAGAAGACGAGTCTGATCCAGGCGCTGATGCACGACCCCGACGTGCTCTTTCTGGACGAACCCACGAGCGGGCTCGACCCACGGGCCGCCCGGGCGGTGCGTGAGGTGATCGGTGAGATCGCTGACGCCGAGACGACGGTCGTGCTCTCGACGCACATTCTGAGCGTGGTCGAGGAACTCGCGGATCGCGTGGGCGTGCTCTACGACGGCGAACTCGTCGCCGACGGGTCGCCCGCCGAGTTGATCGCCCGCGTCGAAGGCGACGGCGCGGGCACGCTCGAAGACGTGTTCCTCGAAGTGACCGGCGGGCCCGACCGATGA
- a CDS encoding ZIP family metal transporter — protein sequence MTSPSRQPFVIGIGTTIALVAVLGVGLLNDRTTLVGVTLFAFVAMAAGVALRVAGDFGSPTRTVWAYGLSSGAMLASAMALLAPKAIGQHAEIGGFAIAVGYLVGYAAHEIGHHATHRDWPIDLVTGELTLHAVAAGAMMGVLYGSLPGLTALFGFGVVAHKFPAGFTGASAVIDRGQSSIQLVVPAAAVALAAIPASLLVPPLSGGVQAAFFGLSTGVFTHVAIDMLPECKSGDPESGHGAVVCSPDADRLRHAAVASTLFGTAAIAGLWVAVGGL from the coding sequence ATGACGTCTCCGTCCCGCCAGCCGTTCGTCATCGGTATCGGCACGACGATCGCGCTGGTCGCCGTCCTCGGCGTCGGCCTCCTCAACGATCGGACGACGCTGGTCGGCGTCACACTCTTCGCGTTCGTCGCGATGGCGGCCGGCGTCGCGCTGCGGGTCGCCGGCGACTTCGGGTCACCGACACGGACTGTCTGGGCGTACGGGCTATCGAGTGGGGCGATGCTCGCGAGTGCGATGGCACTGCTCGCACCGAAGGCGATCGGCCAGCACGCCGAGATCGGCGGGTTCGCGATCGCCGTTGGCTATCTCGTCGGCTACGCCGCCCACGAAATCGGCCATCACGCGACCCATCGCGACTGGCCGATCGATCTGGTCACCGGCGAGTTGACGCTGCACGCCGTCGCCGCCGGGGCGATGATGGGCGTCCTCTACGGGTCGCTGCCCGGGCTGACCGCCCTGTTCGGATTCGGCGTCGTCGCCCACAAGTTCCCCGCCGGATTCACCGGCGCGTCCGCGGTCATCGATCGCGGCCAGTCGTCGATTCAACTGGTGGTGCCCGCCGCGGCGGTCGCGCTCGCGGCGATCCCCGCATCCTTACTCGTCCCGCCGCTGAGCGGCGGCGTCCAGGCCGCCTTCTTCGGGCTCTCGACGGGCGTGTTCACCCACGTCGCCATCGACATGCTGCCCGAGTGCAAGTCCGGCGACCCCGAGAGCGGCCACGGCGCGGTCGTCTGTTCGCCCGACGCCGATCGGCTTCGTCACGCCGCGGTCGCGAGCACATTGTTCGGCACCGCCGCGATCGCCGGATTGTGGGTCGCCGTCGGCGGACTGTGA
- a CDS encoding phytoene/squalene synthase family protein, protein MPHTMVDEVLSDRASDDAIDVSRSIQRETGVTFHVATRFLPERVRVPTYVLYAFFREADEIVDDPDPPAPEIRRERLAKMRAAAHGDRPPESPVLDAFGDLSDRHGFTERDIEAFFDAMARDVDPSDFADYDALDEYLRGSAVAVGNMMCAVMDRDDPETLDHARALAEAFQLTNFLRDVREDVVDFDRVYLPESALAAEGLTPDDVRRLADSPALRAVIRSELRRTERRYRHGVDGIANLPDDCQFAVLAAAVLYAEHHRLIRAQSCDVVSSRPTLSMPRRLWVVAKTRLSWSRHGDPRTVFDRVSAVPAAPEDSPPGGLRSRLADLSRAIATRSRRVLSRLGVRSSDDR, encoded by the coding sequence ATGCCCCACACGATGGTGGACGAGGTCCTCTCCGATCGGGCATCCGACGACGCGATCGACGTGAGCCGATCGATCCAGCGAGAGACAGGGGTGACCTTCCACGTCGCGACGCGATTCCTCCCCGAGCGAGTGCGAGTGCCGACCTACGTCCTGTATGCGTTCTTCCGCGAGGCCGACGAAATCGTCGACGATCCAGACCCGCCGGCCCCCGAGATCCGACGCGAACGCCTCGCAAAGATGCGCGCGGCGGCCCACGGCGACCGGCCGCCCGAATCGCCGGTGCTCGACGCGTTCGGGGACCTGTCCGACCGCCACGGGTTCACCGAAAGAGACATCGAGGCGTTTTTCGACGCGATGGCACGCGACGTCGACCCGAGCGATTTCGCAGATTACGACGCGCTCGACGAGTATCTCCGTGGGTCGGCGGTCGCCGTCGGAAACATGATGTGTGCAGTGATGGACCGTGACGACCCCGAGACCCTCGATCACGCCCGCGCGCTCGCTGAGGCCTTTCAGTTGACCAACTTCCTGCGTGATGTCCGCGAGGACGTCGTGGACTTCGATCGGGTCTACCTGCCGGAATCCGCACTCGCCGCGGAGGGACTCACCCCCGACGACGTGCGGCGACTGGCGGATTCGCCGGCGTTGCGCGCCGTGATCCGCTCGGAACTCCGGCGGACCGAACGGCGCTATCGCCACGGCGTCGACGGGATCGCAAACTTGCCCGACGATTGCCAGTTCGCGGTCCTGGCCGCCGCCGTGCTGTACGCCGAACACCACCGCCTGATCCGCGCCCAGTCGTGTGACGTCGTCAGTTCTCGGCCCACACTCTCGATGCCCAGACGCCTGTGGGTCGTCGCGAAGACTCGACTCTCGTGGTCTCGACACGGCGATCCACGGACGGTCTTCGACCGCGTGAGCGCCGTGCCCGCCGCGCCCGAGGACTCGCCGCCGGGTGGCCTCCGATCGCGCCTGGCCGACCTCTCGCGAGCGATCGCAACGCGTTCCCGTCGTGTGCTGAGCCGACTCGGCGTCCGCTCCTCGGACGACCGGTAG
- the amrS gene encoding AmmeMemoRadiSam system radical SAM enzyme has product MATDDPAGGQPATLSEDADGDRVTCTACAHRCTLDPGQTGICSVRTNHDGTLYLDTYGLVHDSPVGPPGTPDPIEKKPLYHVAPGSRILSFGGASCNFACKFCQNHHIAHADPEEVSLRSVSPEEAVQAAREQDCEAVAWTYNEPTIYAEYVRDTARLAQEAGLLTAIVSNGYFTEEFVAAVGPYLDAANVDIKGMDEHDHRAYVGAQAAPSREGAERLAAAGVHVELTYLTIPDVNDSADELRAFVEWVRDAMGPSTPVHFSRFHGAHEMSDHPSTPVETLDRAAAIAREAGLEYVYVGNVPGHPASDTRCPDCDRPWIERDGFAATLAVERGADQCACGRPIDVTWRSRA; this is encoded by the coding sequence ATGGCGACCGACGATCCGGCCGGTGGTCAGCCAGCGACCCTGAGCGAGGACGCCGACGGCGATCGGGTCACCTGCACCGCGTGCGCTCATCGATGTACGCTCGACCCCGGCCAGACCGGCATCTGTTCGGTCCGCACCAACCACGACGGAACGCTGTATCTGGACACCTACGGACTGGTCCACGACAGTCCGGTCGGACCGCCAGGGACGCCCGATCCGATCGAGAAAAAGCCCCTGTACCACGTCGCGCCCGGGAGCCGGATTCTGAGCTTCGGCGGCGCGTCCTGTAACTTCGCATGCAAATTCTGTCAAAACCACCACATCGCTCACGCCGACCCCGAGGAGGTCTCACTCCGATCGGTCTCGCCCGAGGAGGCAGTCCAGGCCGCCCGCGAACAGGACTGTGAGGCCGTCGCGTGGACGTACAACGAACCGACGATCTACGCCGAGTACGTCCGTGATACCGCACGACTGGCCCAGGAGGCGGGCCTGCTCACCGCCATCGTCTCGAACGGCTATTTCACCGAAGAGTTCGTCGCCGCGGTCGGGCCGTACCTCGACGCCGCCAACGTCGACATCAAGGGCATGGACGAACACGACCATCGCGCGTACGTGGGCGCGCAAGCCGCACCGAGTCGCGAGGGGGCCGAGCGGTTGGCTGCGGCGGGCGTCCACGTCGAGCTGACATATCTGACGATCCCCGACGTGAACGATTCGGCGGACGAACTGCGGGCGTTCGTCGAGTGGGTCCGCGACGCGATGGGCCCGTCGACGCCCGTGCATTTCTCGCGATTCCACGGCGCCCACGAGATGAGCGATCACCCCTCGACGCCCGTCGAGACGCTGGATCGAGCGGCCGCGATCGCACGCGAGGCCGGCCTGGAGTACGTGTACGTGGGGAACGTTCCCGGCCATCCTGCCAGCGACACTCGGTGTCCGGACTGCGATCGACCGTGGATCGAACGCGACGGCTTTGCGGCCACGCTCGCCGTCGAGCGCGGGGCCGACCAGTGTGCGTGCGGGCGGCCGATCGACGTGACGTGGCGATCGCGTGCCTAG
- a CDS encoding RAD55 family ATPase — MKDRLRTGVDVLDRKLGGGIPAGSIVVVNATPASQAELFLYELTAVRGTLYLSLDRSEEAVRDAIEYTPAETGEPTIRHVSGEAPLDNAGKLVSALPEASNLIIDPLDVLEAQEPPSRFRSFMNDLQNHIFNTGSLAILHCLDGRQVPPLRDSTEHFADVIFQFDTTVDGDDIENRLAIPKFRGGRAPTDIIKLNLAEEVAIDTSRDIA, encoded by the coding sequence ATGAAAGATCGGCTGCGAACGGGCGTCGACGTCCTCGATCGAAAACTCGGGGGCGGTATTCCGGCCGGCAGCATCGTCGTGGTCAACGCGACGCCGGCCAGCCAGGCAGAGCTATTTCTATACGAACTGACAGCCGTGCGTGGGACGCTGTATCTGTCGCTGGATCGCTCCGAGGAGGCGGTCAGGGACGCGATCGAGTACACGCCCGCCGAGACCGGCGAGCCGACGATTCGACACGTCTCGGGGGAGGCCCCGCTCGACAACGCCGGCAAACTCGTGAGTGCACTGCCCGAAGCGTCGAATCTGATCATCGACCCGCTGGACGTCCTCGAAGCACAGGAACCGCCGTCGCGGTTCCGGAGTTTCATGAACGACCTCCAGAACCACATCTTCAATACGGGGAGTCTCGCCATCCTGCACTGTCTCGACGGCCGGCAGGTCCCACCGCTCCGGGACAGCACCGAGCACTTCGCAGACGTGATCTTCCAGTTCGATACGACCGTCGACGGTGACGACATCGAGAACCGTCTCGCTATCCCCAAGTTCCGCGGTGGGCGGGCCCCGACGGACATCATCAAACTCAACCTCGCAGAGGAAGTCGCGATCGACACCAGCCGCGACATCGCCTGA
- the pyrB gene encoding aspartate carbamoyltransferase, translating into MRHEDIISAKQLSRADIEGVLDRAAEIAADPAAVADRHANALLGLCFFEPSTRTKMSFAAAIKRLGGDVVDMGTVESSSVKKGESLADTVRVVEGYADALVLRHPMEGSAQMASEFVDVPLINAGDGAGQHPTQTLLDLYTIREAAGLDDVSIGIVGDLKYGRTVHSLAHALTNFDATQHFVSPESLQLPRKVRYDLHEAGATIREHTDLDAIVPEVDVLYMTRIQEERFPDESEYREVAGEYRIDTTTLAAAADDLTVMHPLPRVDEIAPEIDDTDHAAYFEQAHNGVPVRMALLDLLLEAQS; encoded by the coding sequence ATGCGCCACGAGGACATCATCAGCGCCAAACAGCTCTCTCGGGCGGACATCGAGGGGGTTCTCGACCGGGCGGCCGAGATCGCGGCCGATCCCGCAGCGGTGGCCGACCGCCACGCGAACGCCCTGTTGGGCCTCTGCTTTTTCGAGCCCAGCACGCGCACGAAGATGAGTTTCGCGGCCGCGATCAAGCGACTCGGGGGCGACGTCGTCGACATGGGGACGGTCGAATCCTCCAGCGTCAAGAAAGGCGAGAGTCTCGCGGACACGGTCCGCGTGGTCGAAGGCTACGCCGACGCACTCGTCTTGCGCCATCCGATGGAGGGGTCGGCCCAGATGGCCAGCGAGTTCGTCGACGTGCCGTTGATCAACGCGGGTGACGGCGCGGGCCAACATCCCACCCAGACGTTGCTCGACCTGTATACGATTCGCGAGGCGGCGGGCCTGGACGACGTCTCGATCGGGATCGTCGGAGATCTCAAGTACGGGCGCACGGTCCACTCGCTCGCCCACGCGCTCACCAACTTCGACGCGACCCAGCATTTCGTCAGTCCAGAGAGCCTGCAACTGCCCCGGAAGGTCAGATACGACCTCCACGAGGCGGGCGCGACGATCCGCGAACACACCGATCTCGACGCGATCGTTCCCGAGGTCGACGTGCTCTATATGACCCGGATTCAAGAGGAGCGATTTCCCGACGAGAGTGAGTACCGCGAGGTGGCCGGTGAGTACCGGATCGACACCACGACGCTGGCCGCGGCGGCCGACGACCTCACGGTGATGCATCCGCTGCCACGCGTCGACGAGATCGCCCCCGAGATCGACGACACCGATCACGCGGCGTACTTCGAACAGGCCCACAACGGCGTCCCGGTGCGGATGGCGCTGCTCGACCTCCTCCTGGAGGCCCAGTCATGA
- the pyrI gene encoding aspartate carbamoyltransferase regulatory subunit: MSDQQLRVSKIEDGTVIDHITGGQALNVLTILEITGRAGVPVSVVMHVPSDHLSTKDIVKIEGRELSEAEVDVLSLIAPSATINIIRDYEVVDKRRVTRPDRVIGVLHCPNPNCISTKDEPVESNFEVLDDAVRCAYCDTIVRDDIAALIDDA, encoded by the coding sequence ATGAGCGATCAGCAACTCCGTGTCTCGAAGATCGAAGACGGCACCGTCATCGACCACATCACCGGTGGACAGGCGTTGAACGTCCTCACGATCCTGGAGATCACGGGCCGCGCGGGCGTCCCCGTCAGCGTCGTGATGCACGTTCCGAGCGACCACCTCTCCACCAAGGACATCGTGAAAATCGAGGGTCGGGAGTTGAGTGAAGCCGAAGTCGACGTGCTCAGTCTGATCGCGCCATCCGCGACGATCAACATCATCCGCGACTACGAGGTCGTCGACAAGCGACGCGTCACCCGCCCCGATCGCGTGATTGGCGTCCTCCACTGCCCGAACCCCAACTGCATCTCCACGAAGGACGAACCTGTCGAGTCGAACTTCGAAGTGCTCGACGACGCCGTCCGGTGTGCGTACTGCGATACGATCGTCCGAGACGACATCGCCGCCCTGATCGACGACGCGTGA
- a CDS encoding DUF368 domain-containing protein produces MSDGTAESRVDREDWLDPVSLLRAAVVGLFMGTADAVPGVSGGTIALIAGVYERLIGAITAITPQRFLTGVRSLIPVGEGFSIDRARRLLMTVDAGFLIALGTGVATAVVLVTRAVHFANANAPVVLYGVFFGLIAASAVVLLRSLPPESGREIAMGLVGVVIAAVLSGRSTPLSGDGLLVVFVAGAVSVSAMILPGVSGSLLLVILGQYERMVETLKSVMDGLASAVLDGASLPFDQIVVASVFILGGLTGLATISRVIQWALLRARRATLFFLIGLVVGALRAPIAELLGREAVSVSTTSVTAFLGSALVGAIVVLVLDHTAVDLDLAEV; encoded by the coding sequence ATGTCAGACGGAACGGCGGAGTCGCGCGTCGATCGCGAGGACTGGCTCGACCCGGTGAGCCTGCTTCGCGCGGCGGTCGTGGGGCTGTTTATGGGGACCGCCGACGCCGTCCCGGGCGTCTCCGGCGGCACGATCGCACTGATCGCGGGCGTCTACGAGCGACTCATCGGCGCGATCACGGCGATCACGCCACAGCGATTTCTCACCGGCGTTCGATCGCTGATCCCCGTCGGTGAAGGGTTCTCGATCGATCGCGCCCGCCGACTGCTGATGACTGTCGACGCGGGCTTTCTGATCGCTCTCGGCACCGGTGTCGCCACGGCGGTCGTGCTCGTGACGCGGGCCGTCCACTTCGCGAACGCCAACGCGCCCGTCGTGCTGTACGGCGTCTTTTTCGGACTGATCGCCGCCTCCGCGGTCGTTCTGTTGCGAAGCCTCCCGCCGGAGTCCGGTCGTGAGATCGCGATGGGGCTCGTCGGCGTCGTGATCGCGGCGGTACTCTCGGGGCGGTCGACACCGCTCTCGGGGGATGGACTCCTCGTCGTCTTCGTCGCGGGCGCAGTCTCCGTCAGCGCGATGATTCTCCCCGGCGTCTCGGGATCGCTACTCCTCGTGATTCTCGGACAGTACGAGCGCATGGTCGAGACGCTCAAATCCGTCATGGACGGCCTGGCGAGCGCCGTCCTCGACGGTGCGAGCCTCCCGTTCGACCAGATCGTCGTCGCCTCCGTCTTCATTCTCGGGGGCCTGACGGGGCTCGCGACGATTTCACGCGTGATCCAGTGGGCACTGTTGCGAGCGCGTCGGGCGACGCTATTCTTTTTGATCGGCCTGGTCGTCGGCGCGCTCAGAGCGCCGATCGCTGAACTGCTCGGACGTGAGGCCGTCTCGGTGTCGACGACGTCGGTGACGGCGTTTCTCGGGAGTGCTCTCGTCGGCGCGATCGTCGTTCTCGTGCTCGATCACACGGCGGTCGATCTCGACCTCGCGGAAGTCTGA